From one Populus alba chromosome 17, ASM523922v2, whole genome shotgun sequence genomic stretch:
- the LOC118029706 gene encoding protein trichome birefringence-like 19: MQSLLFYFTMKFNDNEFSNGKNTQHIAPKKLLLLALILVFLTIVPLYLLTTSRSPPPSPKIDISDLRNIGIVKECDIFSGKWIPYPYGPYYTDATCSLIIDQHNCMKFGRPDTEFMKWRWRPEKCELPFFNAKQFLELVRGKMMAFVGDSVGRNQMQSLLCLLSSVTHPEDISHRYTADTTYFKRWFYADYGFTLATLWSPFLVKSRDADPNGHSLNSLMSLYLDQADEAWASQIEDFDYVIISAGQWFFRPLIYYINGQIVGCHNCYMENITAVTMYYGYRMAFRTAFETLRSLKNYKGITFLRTFSPSHFENGAWNEGGNCVRTMPFTSEEMKFDGYNLEFFLTQVEELRKAQKEGKKGGLKFELLATTEAMLLRPDGHPNYYGRSPHSNVTVADCVHWCLPGPVDTWNEFLLYMMRKEAWRSFYEKLQRTIS, from the exons ATGCAAAGTTTGTTGTTTTACTTCACCATGAAGTTTAATGACAATGAGTTTTCCAATGGAAAGAACACACAGCACATCGCCCCCAAAAAGCTGCTGCTGCTAGCCCTCATTCTAGTTTTCCTCACCATCGTCCCTCTTTATCTGTTGACAACTTCACGTTCACCACCACCATCCCCTAAGATTGATATCAGTGATTTGAGAAACATAGGAATAGTGAAGGAATGTGACATTTTTAGTGGAAAATGGATTCCTTATCCTTATGGGCCTTACTACACTGATGCAACTTGTAGCCTAATCATCGACCAGCACAATTGCATGAAATTTGGTCGACCTGATACAGAGTTCATGAAATGGAGGTGGAGACCAGAAAAATGTGAGCTCCCTTTCTTTAATGCAAAGCAGTTCTTGGAACTTGTTCGAGGGAAGATGATGGCCTTCGTCGGAGACTCTGTAGGAAGGAATCAAATGCAATCATTGTTATGTCTCTTATCCAGT GTGACCCATCCTGAGGATATTTCTCATAGGTATACAGCAGACACAACATATTTCAAACGCTGGTTCTACGCTGATTACGGGTTTACTCTAGCAACTCTTTGGTCTCCGTTCTTGGTCAAGTCCCGTGATGCAGACCCCAATGGTCATTCCCTCAACAGCCTGATGAGCCTTTACTTAGACCAAGCTGATGAGGCATGGGCTAGTCAGATTGAAGATTTCGACTATGTGATCATCTCAGCTGGACAATGGTTCTTCCGTCCTCTTATATACTACATCAATGGTCAGATTGTTGGTTGTCATAACTGCTACATGGAAAACATTACTGCTGTCACAATGTATTATGGCTACAGAATGGCATTTCGAACTGCGTTTGAGACCCTTCGAAGCCTAAAGAACTACAAGGGCATTACATTTTTAAGGACATTTTCTCCTTCACATTTCGAAAATGGAGCGTGGAATGAAGGAGGGAATTGTGTTAGGACAATGCCCTTTACAAGCGAGGAAATGAAGTTTGATGGGTATAACTTGGAATTCTTCTTGACACAAGTTGAAGAGCTAAGGAAAGCACAGAAAGAAGGGAAGAAGGGGGGTCTAAAATTTGAGCTACTAGCAACGACAGAAGCAATGCTGCTGAGGCCAGATGGGCACCCAAACTATTATGGTCGCTCACCTCATAGCAATGTGACTGTAGCTGACTGCGTTCACTGGTGCTTGCCTGGCCCCGTTGACACTTGGAATGAGTTCTTGCTTTATATGATGAGGAAGGAAGCTTGGAGATCTTTTTATGAGAAGCTACAGAGAACTATTTCATGA